GCCGGGATCGACGGCGGCCCCGCCTGCGTCCGCGCCTGCCCGACCGGCGCCGCAATCCGCGTCGCGCCCGACGAATTCCTGACCGTCGCCCGGCTTGATTCCGAGACGGAGGGGCTGTGATGGCAAGCGTTCCGGGTCTCGAACAAACAGAAACGGCGGCGACCGCCGATCACACCACCACGACCGACAAGCCGAAAGCCCGGTCCAGGCGTTTTCGGCGCAAGACGCGCCGCAACAAGGTGACGAGCCACGACAGTTTCCTGTCCTACAAGGGCGGACGTTGGTGGAAGATTGCGGGGCTGCTCTGCCTTGTCAGCCTGCTCGCCTATATATTCGCGCCTCTGCCCGCGCAGCATTTCGGCGGGACGTGGCTCGGCTATACGCTGGGCACCATCGGCGCGGGCCTGATCGTGTGGCTGACGCTGCTGGGCGTGCGCAAACGCGCGATGACACCGGGTACGTGGAGTCTGAAGGCCTGGACCAGCGCGCATGTTTATCTCGGCCTGTCGCTGATCGTCGTCGCCACGCTCCACACCGGGTTCGATCTTGGCTGGAACGTCCATACGCTGGCGTGGGGTCTGATGATGCTCGTCATCGCATCGGGCATGGTCGGCATCTGGTTCTACTGGGCATTGCCGCAGGCGATGTCGCAGAACCGATATGACGAGGATGGCGCGGTCACCGAAAAGCAGATGATCGAGCAATTGCGCTCGATCGACCGCCAGATCCACGACGCGGCCCAGCCTCTCTCGCCCGAGGACGCCGCTGTGGTCGACCGCAGCCTAGAGCAGGACCCGTTCGACGGATCGGTTTGGAACCGAATGACGGGCCGCTATGCCAATTGCGAAACCCGCCGCGCCGCCGCGACCTTGCGCGAGGCCCGTGCCTTCCGCCCCCGCGTTGCCGACGACCCGCTCGACCGGGTCGATGCACTGCTCTCGCGGAAAGAGGCGATGCTGGCCCGCCTGCGCCGTCACCTGCGGCTGAAATCGCTGTTGCAGGTATGGCTCTACGTCCACGTGCCGACGACTTTCGCGCTGCTTGCGGCGCTGTCGGCGCACATCGTTTCCGTGTTCTTTTACTGGTGAGGCGGGCAGCATGACCTTCATCGTCCGCCAGATCTCGCTCAAGGCCAATGGCGAGGAAATCGTCCGCTCCACGAACGTAGAGGGCGACACCCTAACCATCGGGCGCAACGCCGCCTGCGATATTCACCTGCCTGACCTCGCCGTCGATCCGCGCCATGCGCAGGCCGTGATGCGGAATGGCGAACTGTTCGTCGAATCCATCGGCCAGCAACCGTTCGAGGTGAACGGGCGCAGCGTCACGCGGCGGGCGATCGACCTGTCGCGCGGGGCGGAGCTGACCTTCGGCGGCCACCGCATAAATATCGAACGCGGCGATGGCGGACCGACTTTCACCGTCCGCCGGGTCGAGGCGATCTCCGACGTGGCCGAGGAGAAAGACCTTGGTACCGTTTACACGTTGAAGGGCCTGCTTCCCGGAAAGCGGATGTCTGCGTGGATCTTCGCCGCATTGGTCATCGTCGCATGCCTTGCATGGCCAATCGGGGCCTATCTGACCCACAGGGACGATGAAAAGCGCGGCGGTGGCTATCACGGGGATGAAATCTGGTCCTCCGGCGACCTGACCCTGGCGCACAAGGGTCTGAAGGACGATTGCCAAGCCTGCCACGTCGATGCCTTCGTCGCGGTGCGCGATCAGGCCTGCCTGACCTGTCATCAGGACGACGCGCATTCGCACATCACCGGCCTTGCCGCCAACGATGCGACGCAGCGCCTTGTCGCGGCACGCGGCGAGCCCGGCCTGTTCGGACAGTTCGAGCGCGCGGTGGCCGACGGATTCAACCGGCCCGAAGGCAGGTGTGTCGAATGTCACATCGAGCATACCGGCGCCGGTGCTATGCAGGACACCCCCCAGAAATTCTGCACCGATTGCCACGACGGGATGAAAGCGCGATTGCCGGACACCAAGCTTCCTGACGCCAGCGATTTCGGGACTGGACACCCCGAATTCCGCCCGGCCCTGATCGTAAAGCCCGGCAATCGGACTTCCGAGAAACCGGTGCTGCGCCGCATGGCGCTGACCGCCGATGCGCATGAGAACAACGGCCTTAAGTTCACCCACGCAGAGCATATGGCTAAGACCGGCGGGGTTGCGCAGATGGTCCGCCGCCGCCCCGCCGAATACGACGGTCGCGACGCGATGGAATGCGCCGACTGTCATCGCCTCGATGCCACGAAGACCCGGTTCGCGCCGGTCGAGATGGAGAATGATTGCCAGTCCTGCCACGCGTTGGGGCTGGAGATGATCGACGGCACGACCCGCACATTGCGCCACGGCGAACCCGAACTGGTCGCCGCCGACCTGCGCGCCTACTTTCGGTCGGGCAATCCGCCGCGCCCCGCCAGTCTCTCGGGCGTGGCCCGCCGCGCGCCCGGCGACGGCCCCGCACAGGCGACCGCGCGCGATTTCGCCCGCGCCGTGCAGTTTTATCCGTCCCGCGCCGATGGGGCCGTTACGCGCGTTTTCTCGAAGGGCGGGGCCTGTTTCGACTGCCACACCGTGACCCGCGACGGCCCGGCGATCACCAACGGGTTCAACATTGTGCCCGCGTCGCAAAACCCGCGCTATTTCCGCAAGGGCTGGTTCACGCACGATGCCCACGCGAAGTACGAATGCGCCGATTGTCACGTAAACGCGCTGAAGAGCAATGACGCCAGCCGCGTACTGGTCCCCGGCATTGGCGGCGATGGCGGCTGCCGCTCCTGCCACGTCGGCGGCACCGGCAATGCGCTGATACCGGTGGAGCATCCGGTCGAGAGCGACTGCGCGATGTGTCACAGCTATCACGCCGACGACGGCCCGCCGTTCAAGGCTACAAAGCCGAAGACGATTGCTAGCCGGGCAACGGTGAGGTGACGCCCGTGCTGATAGCCCAGATCACCGATATCCACCTTGGCTTCGAACCGGATTCGCCGGGCGAGTTCAATCGCCAGCGGCTGGATCGCACGCTGGACCGGTTGGCCAGCCTCGACCCGCTGCCCTCGCTTCTGCTGCTGACCGGCGACCTGATCGACCGGGGCGACGTCGATTCCTATCGCCGCCTGCGCGAAGCGCTGGAAGGTTTTCCGGTGCCGTGGCACATGGCGTTGGGCAACCACGACGACCGCGCCAACTTTGCGGAAGTTTTCCCAGAGCATACCTTCACCGAAGGATTTCTGCAGTACGAGATCACGTCGAACCCAATGCGGTTGTTGGTGCTGGATACGCTGGAAGTCGGGCGTCACGGCGGCGGGTTTTGCAATACCCGCGCCGCGTGGTTGAATGCGCGGCTTGACGAAGACGCTGACACGCCGACGATCATCGTCCAGCACCACCCGCCCTTCGAATGCGGCATCCCGTGGATGAACACCGTCCCTGAAGAACCGTGGGTCCAGCGCCTGGCCGCCTGTCTGGCCGGACGGGACAACGTCCACACGATGGTCTGCGGCCACATCCACCGCGCTTCGGCCAGCGCGTGGAACGGGCTGGAAGTCGTGACCACCCCCTCCACCGCGCCGCAAGTCGCGCTGGAATTTGCCGCTATCGATACCGACGCCCCGGACCAGCGCCCTCTGATCGTCGCCGATCCGCCCGCCTATGCACTACACTTCTGGAACGGGCGCGAACTGGTCACGCACTGGGATACGGCGGAGCATCGCACGGTCCTCGCCCGTTACGACGCGAACCTTCAACCGATGATCGCGCATATGTTCGGGGAACGCCCGCCGCGGTAATCAAGCGGGTTTTCTGGCCGTGAAGAGTATGTGCCCGGCAAAGCGCAGCTTCAGGTAATTGGCCTTGCGCACATCGATCTTCCGCAACTTCAGCGCGATATCGATGGCGGGATATACGAACCGCATCCCCGCGATCCGACGCCCGGTGATCTGCCGTACGATCATCCCCAATCCTTCCGGCCCGGGCCGCATTTCTTCAAGGGCGAACCCATTGTCGGTCAGCACCCGATAAACGCCATAAGGGGTGTAGTTGAAAATCGAATAGGAATGATAGGGCTCTAGGGCGTAGACTCATTAGCGGCGATCCATAGGCGTGTGCAGAAGAGCTTGATGGCAGCGAGGAAGTTATCGCTTCGTTTGTCGTATCTGGTGGCCAAGCCTCTGGCGTTTTTGAGTTTCCCGAAGAAACGCTCGACCAGATTACGGTAGCGATACAGGAAGCTGCTGAACGCGAAGCCTTTGCGACGATTGCGCTTGACTGGGATGTTGGCGAAGCCACCCTGCGCGGTGATCTGACTGCGAATGGCATCGCTGTCATAAGCCTTATCGGCGAGAAAGGTGGTGGCGTTCGGCACGGCGGCCAGCAGCCTCTCGGCCTCACGGCAATCGCTCGCCTGGCCTTCGGACAGATGCAGTTGGATCGGCAGGCCGCGACCATCAACCAGGGCATGGATCTTGGTTGTCAAACCGCCCCGGGAACGTCCCATGCAGCGATTTGGGTCCCCCTTTTTAGGGTCGCACCGTGCTGGTGGACCCGGATGGAAGAACTGTCGATCATGACCAACTCGCCGTCGAAGGCTTGGCTCACCGCTTCGAGAAGGCGGTCCCACACACCGGCTTTGCGCCAGCGCACGAAACGGTTGTAGCAGGTGGTATGTGGGCCATAGCGCTCGGGAATATCAGCCCAAGGACTGCCCGTGCGAAAGCGCCACAATATCCCGTCGATGACCCGCCGGTCATCCACACGCGGAACCCCGCGAGGCTTGTTCGGCAACAACGGCTCGATCACCAGCCACTCATCATCGGTCAGTTCAAATCTACGACGCGTCATCCAAAGCTCCTTCCCGAAGCCTTGAATCAACCGCGCCCGCGCCGCGCAAGTCAGTTTATGAGTTTACGGCCTAGATAAGACAGCGCCGCCACGAACGTGCCGCCGGGTTTCAGGACGCGATAGATTTCCTGCAACAAGCTGTCGGGATGGCGGACGTGTTCGAACACCTGATTGCTGTAGATCGCATCGAAATGCCCCTGGTCGAAAGGCAATTCGATACCATCGTAGGTCAGAAAATGTTCGTCGCTTCTTGTCCGCGATGCGACTTCGGGCGATTGTTCGATGTCGATGCCGACGTATGAAGCCCCGGTCGAGCGGATCAGGTCGACCGCACGCCCGTCGCCGCATCCAAGGTCGAGGACAACGCCCCCGGACACTCCCTTGCGAAACATGTCGGAAAGGCGGGCCACGCGCGCGTCGTCGGTCGGGATAGTGTGCTCGATCTCGCCGTACTCGGGGCCTTCGAATGCTGCCACAGTTTGCCTTTCTAACGCGCCCCGGCCAGCTTTTTCGTCCGCCGCCGCTGAACCGAACTGCCCAGCCCGATCGCCTCGCGGTACTTCGCCACGGTCCGCCGCGCGAGGGCGAAGCCCTTTTCCTTCAAGAGGTCGACCAACGTGTCGTCCGACAGGATCGCATCGGGCTTTTCCGCGTCGATCAGCGCTTTGATCGCAGCCTTGACCGCCTCTGCGCTGGCCGCTCCCGCCTCCCCGCTGGCTGCAACACCGGACGAGAAAAAGTACTTTAGCTCGAAGGTCCCGCGCCCGCAGTTGAGGAACTTGTTGCTGGTCACGCGGCTGACCGTCGATTCGTGCAAGTCCACCGCCTCTGCCACCTCGCGCAGGGTCAGCGGGATCAGCGCGCTGACGCCGCGGCGGAAGAACCCTTCCTGCCGCCGCACGATCTCTCGCGAGACTTTCAGGATGGTCTTCTGCCGCTGGTCCAGCGCCTTCAACAGCCAGTTCGCGTCTGCGAGCTTCTCGCCCAGCCAGCCCGCCGCGCTCTTGTCCTTGCCGCACCCGGCTTTCAGCGTGGTGTAATAGGCGCGATCGATCACCAGTCGCGGCAGGGTCTGGCGGTTCAATGAAATCGCCCAGCCGCCGCTGCCGTCACCGCCGACGAAGACATCGGGCACGACCGGGGCAGCCGCCCCGCCGCCGATGCGACAACCCGGTTTGGGGTCATAGCTGCGCAGTTCGGCGATCATGTCGGCCAGATCCTCGTCATCGACGCGGCAAAGGCGGCGCAGTTGCGGCAGGTTGCCGCGCGCAAGCAGATCGAGGTTGGCGATCAACGCCTTCATGCACGGATCGTAACGGTCAGTCTCGATCGCCTGCAGCGCAAGGCATTCGGCCAAGTCCCGCGCGCCCACGCCGGTCGGGTCGAGCGACTGCACAAGACGCAACGCCGCCTCCGCCTCGGCCAGAGAGATGCCCAGTGTTTCGGCTACCTCGCCCAGCGGGATGGTCAGATATCCGGCTTCGTCCAACTGGTCGATGATCCAGCGGGCTGCGAATTGCTGCGACGCTGTCCCGCCAGCCGCGCCGATCTGGTCGTGCAGGTATTCGGCCAGCGTCATTTCGCCAGCCGCACGCTCGCCGATGTCGGGCAGCTCGTCGCCCGATCCCGCCACGCTGCCGGAGCCGGTGTCGTAATCGCGGTCCAGCATCTCACCCGCGATATCCAATGCGGCCTCACCATCGCCGCCCTCGCCCGGAACGGCTTCGTCGGGCGCTTCCGATACGGCGGGCGCTGCCGCCTCGCCCTCTTCACGGGCAAGATCGACTAGCGGATTGTCCGCCACCGCCTCGGCAATCGCGGCTTCCAGTTCCAGGTTCGACAGCGCGAGCAGGCGGATCGCCTGCTGCAACTGCGGCGTCATCACCAGCGATTGCGACTGCCGCAGGTCGAGACGGGGACCCAGTGCCATCGGTCAGATGCGGAAGAACGCGCACATATGGATCAGAGCGTAAAGCCCTCACCCAGATAGAGCCGCCGCACATCCTCGTTCGCAACAAGGTCCGCCGGGCTACCCGCGAACAGCACTTGCCCACCATAGATGATGCAGGCGCGATCCACGATATCCAACGTTTCACGCACATTGTGATCGGTGATCAGCACGCCGATACCGCGATTCTTCAGGTCGATCACAAGATCGCGAATATCGCCGATGGACAGTGGATCGATGCCCGCGAAAGGCTCGTCCAACAGCATGATGGACGGGCTCGCCGCCAGCGCCCGCGCGATTTCGCAGCGCCGACGTTCACCGCCCGACAGGGCCATCGCCGGACTTTCGCGCAGCCGGGTCAGGCCGAATTCGTCGAGCAAGCGGTTCAGTTCCCGCTCGCGCACTTCGGCATCGGGTTCGACCAGTTCGAGCACGCAGTTGATGTTCTGTTCGACGGTCATGCCGCGAAAGATGCTGGTTTCCTGCGGCAAATAGCCAAGACCAAGAATCGCACGGCGATACATCGGCAGCTTGGTCACGTCGGTGCCGTCCATCAGGATGCGACCCGAATCGGGCTTCACCAACCCCATGATCGAATAGAAACAGGTCGTCTTGCCCGCGCCGTTGGGGCCAAGCAGACCCAGCACTTCGCCCTTGGCCACCGATAGAGAAATGTCAGTCAGGATCGCGCGCTTGTCATAGCTTTTCGCGATAGAGACCACTTCCAGCCCTCCCTGCGGAATGGGGGGCGACGCGGTCTCCGCCGGGTCGACGGCGGGATCGATGGTCGTCTCGATATCGATGACGCTTGCTCCTGCATGTTGGCGATAACGCGCAAGGACCGGGCCTGGAACCCCGCCTTTGGCGACCGCACTCATTGCGCATGCACATAGCATCTGTGAGGGCAGGATGAAGCCCCTCGTTCGATGAATTGGCAGGATTCGTGCATGGCGCGCGGCGAAATATCGGCCAAAGCGCGGAGTGGGCTTGTTCGCGAACGGCACAATCCCGAGGATTCCGACCGCTTGACGCCGGTTCGCCCTTGGTATTTACTCTGAAAAAAGAAAGCAGACAGAGGAATGCCGATGACCCCCAACGGCAATCGCCACGGACGGACTGGAACCGCGCTTCACCCCGCGCCGCGCAGGGCAGCGCAGCCGCGCGACTGGCGCAAACGGATCAGCGACAACCTCGCCTATGGATTGCTGGTCTACACCGGTCTGCAAATTTTCGTGACGATGAAGCAGCTTAAGGAATTGAGCGGCACGATGCTGCCCTACATGGCGCTGATCGTGCTGGTCGGCGGCATCATTCCCGCCGCGCGCATGCTGGAACGCCATTGGGACAAGCTGGACGACATTCACGCCTTCGATCCGGCCGAAGCGCCCCGTTTCGCGCGCGACCGGGCCATTATCTGGGCCGCCGCGATCGGGTTGCCCTTTTTGCTCGCACTGATCGCCAAGGCGCTACATTCCTTAACCTGAAACCAAAACCGGCGGGTGCTTGCCCGCCGTACACCGATCGCCTATTCCTGCCGGACTGGTTACAAATATAACGAAAGTCCCCCTTTGCCGCAGGCCAATCCATGCTGAACCAGGCAGAGGCGCTCGATCGCTGCAACGCCCTCGTCAAACACGCGCGCTCCCTTGGCGCGGATGCCGCCGACGCGGTCTTCGTCGGATCGCAGAGCGAGAACGTGAACGTCCGGCTCGGCAATCTGGAAGCGGTCGACCGCTCCGAATCCGAACATTTCGGCCTGCGCGTATTCATCGGGCAGCGCAGCGCGACCATCGGGTCCAGCGCCATCGACAGCGCGAGCCTTGACGAACTGGCCTCGCGCGCCTGTGCCATGGCCGCAATCGCGCCGGAGGACAGCTCTGCGGGGCTGGCCCCCGAAGACATGTTGATGCGCGGCGAATTGCCGGACCTGGACCTCGTGTCAGACCCGACGCCGACCGAAATGTTGCGCGAAACCGCGCTGGCGATCGAAGACGCGGCGCGTGCCGTTGGCGGCATCACCAATAGCGAGGGCGCTGGGGCCGGAACCGGCCGCAGCACAATCGCGCTGGTCACCAGCCACGGCTTTGCGGGCGCATATCGCCAGTCGCAGCACAGCCGATCTGCGGCGGTCGTCGCCGGAACGGGCAACAAGATGGAGCGCGGCTCGGAATGGCGCGTCGCGCGGCATAGCCGCCTATTGCCCGATGGCGCGGCCGTGGGCCGCCGTGCGGCGGAACGGGCCGTGGCGCGGCTCAATCCCGAATCCATGCGCAGCGGGCCGATGCCGGTCGTGTTCGATCCGCTGGTCGGGCGCAGCCTGATTGGCCACCTGATCGGCGCAATGGCCGGCCCCGCGATCGCGCGCGGCGCCAGCTTTCTTCAGGATCACGAAGGCAAGCCCGTCTTCGATACCGGCATAACCATTATCGACGAGCCATTGCGCCCGCAGGGTCTGGCCTCGCACCCCTTTGACGGAGAGGGCCTGCCCACCGCGCCGACCACGCTGATCGCCGATGGCGTGCTGACCGGCTGGCTGCTCGATGCTGCCTCCGCACGCAAGCTGGGCCGCCGCCCCACCGGCCACGCGGTGCGCTCAGGCGGGGCGGCGCCCAGCGTTTCGACATCGAACGTCGTATTGCAAGCGGGGGCGGAAAGCGTTTCGGACCTGATCGCCGATATTGCCGATGGCGTGTATATCACCGACCTGATCGGACAGGGGGTCAACGGCGTGACCGGCGATTACAGCCGTGGTGCATCGGGCTTTCGCATCGTGGGCGGAGAGATTGCCGGGCCGGTTTCGGGCATCACTATCGCGGGCAACCTGCTGCAAATGTTCGCGCACCTGCGTCCGGCCAACGACCTTGAGATGACCCACGCCGTCAACGTACCGACGCTGCGGGTGGACGGGATGACCGTTGCGGGATGCTAAGGCTGACACGTCTTCCCCGCATCCTGTTTCCGATCCTGTTCGCCTGCCTGTTTCCGGCAGGCGGCGCGATGGCGGCGGTCCCACTGACCACCGCGCCGGAGAGCACCGAACCGACCGAAGACCCAGCAACTGGGGCCGCGATAGAGACCGACCGCGATGCCGGGGCCGACAAGCGCATCGCGAATCGCATCCGCGCAATTTTTGCCGCCATCGAAGGATTGCGCACAGTAGAAGTCGATGTCCGCGAGGGCGTCGTCAGTCTCTCGGGTAGCGTCGCCTCCGCCTCTGCCGCCGATCAGGCCGAGACTATTGCCTCGCGCGTGGCAGGCGTGGTCACGGTCAACAATTCGATAGAACGCGACCTCGACGTCGGCAGCAACCTTGCGCCCACAGTGAACACGATCACGGGCGAGGCCACGCGCCTCTGGCGTTCGCTGCCCTTGCTGGCTGTCGCCTTGGCGATTGCCGCCGTGGCCATCATCCTGGCCCGCCTCCTCGCCGGGGCAAGCGGATTGTGGCAGAGGCTGACGCCCAATCCCTTCATCGCCGAACTGGTCGCCAGCGCGCTGCGGTTTATCGGGGTGCTGCTGGGCCTTTACCTGATGCTCAAGATCCTTGGCGCGACCGCCTTGCTGGGTGCGCTGCTGGGTATTGGCGGGGTGATCGGCATCGCTATCGGCTTTGCCGTGCGCGATACGATCGACAACTACATCTCGTCGGTCATGCTTTCGCTGCGTCAGCCGTTCCGCGCCAACGACCATATCGTGATCGAAGGAAACGAAGGCCGCGTCATTCGCCTGACCAGCCGCGCGACCGTGCTGATGACGCTCGACGGCAACCACTTGCGCATTCCCAACGCCACCGTCTTCAAATCCGTCATCCTCAACTACACCCGCAACCCGCAGCGCCGCTTCGCCTTCGAACTGGGGGTCGATGCCGATGACGATCCGGTAGAGGGCATGGCCGTGGGCCTTGCCGCGATGGCCGCGCTGGATTTCGTGCTGAATGACCCGGAACCCGCCGCCCGGATCGAGCAGGTCGGCGATTCGAACATCGTCCTGCAGTTCCTCGGCTGGATCGACCAGTCGGAGACGGATTTCTACAAGGCGCGGTCGCTCGCGATCCAGGCGGCTAAGACCGCCCTGGAGGCAAAAGGATTCGCCCTGCCGGAACCGATCTACCGCCTGCGCATCGATCCGCGCAGCGCGCCGATGCCGACTGCCCTCCCCGCATCGACGCCGCCTGCCGCCGCGCTGCAACGACCAAAGGCCAGCGATCCCGCCACACCGGACACCCGGCCCGAACGGCACATCGCCGACCTTGTCGATCAGGAACGCCGCCAGAGCGGCGAGCGCGACCTGCTCGATTCGAACCGCCCTATCGAATAGGGTGGGCCGGCCGGATCAGGCCGCCTTGTCGTTCTTCGCGCGCTCGATCGCTTCCAGCACGATCTGCTTAGCTTCCTCGGCCCCGCCCCAATTACCGATGCGGACCCACTTCTCGGTCTCAAGGTCCTTGTAGTGGGTGAAGAAGTGCTCGATCTGCTGCATCACGATTTCGGGTAGGTGATGCTTTTCCGAAACGTTGGTATAGTACGGGAAGGTCGAATCCACCGGCACGCAGACCAGCTTTTCGTCGCCCCCGTGTTCGTCTTCCAGGTTCAGCACCGCAATCGGGCGGGCCCGCACAACCGATCCGGGCACAAACGGGCTGCGCGCGACCACCAGGGCGTCCAGCGGGTCGCCATCGGGCGAAAGCGTATGCGGGACAAAGCCATAGTTCGCCGGATAGCGCATCGGCGTGTGCAGGATGCGGTCGACGAACAAGGCGCCCGATGCCTTGTCGAATTCGTACTTCACCGGCTCACCGCCGACGGGCACTTCGATGATGACGTTGAGGCTTTCGGGCGGATTGTCCCCGGTGGGGATCAGGTCGATGCGCATCGAATTTTATGTCCTGTATCTTCTGGCTATGCCGCATTGCAGCACGTGGGTTGTGCGTGGGCCATTAGCGCGGGCGGCGCACCGCGCCAAGGCCCGCTTTGGTATTATTGGCCCGCATTGGACGGGCGGCCCGCTTTTCAGCGCCCATGAACAACGCTAAGGCGCGCGCCATGACAGGACAGCGCATCGAAACCCCGCAGGCCATCCGCGGCACGCAAGACATCTTCGGCCCCGATGCCGAGGCGTTCGCGCACGTCGTCGAAACGTTCGAGCGTGTGCGCCGCCTCTATCGCTTTCGCCGGGTTGAAATGCCGGTGTTCGAAAAGACCAGCGTTTTCAGTCGCAGCCTTGGCGAGACGACCGATGTCGTGTCGAAAGAGATGTATTCGTTCGAGGATCGCGGCGGGGAATCGCTGACCCTGCGGCCCGAATTCACCGCCGGGTTGGCGCGCGCCTACCTGACCGACGGCTGGAAACAGTACGCACCGCTCAAGATCGCGACCCACGGCCCGCTGTTCCGGTACGAACGTCCGCAAAAAGGGCGCTATCGCCAGTTCCACCAGATCGACGCCGAAGTGATCGGCGCAGCCGAACCGCAAGCGGATGTCGAACTACTGGTGATGGCGGATCAGCTTTTGCACGAACTGGGCATCGCAGAGGGCGTGACCTTGCAAATGAACACGCTGGGCGATGGCGACAGCCGAGAGGCGTGGCGCGCGGCGTTGGTCGAGTATTTCCGCGATCACGCATCGTCGCTGTCCGAGGATTCGCAGGATCGGCTGGAGCGCAATCCGCTGCGCATCCTCGATTCGAAAGATCCGCGCGACCGGCCGTTCGTGGCCGATGGGCCGAAGATCGACGACTACCTTTCGGGAGAGGCCCAGGACTTTTTCGGCGCGGTGACCGGCGGGCTGGACGCGGCTGGCGTGGCTTGGACGCGGATGGATTCGCTGGTGCGCGGGCTCGACTATTATCGCCACACCGCATTCGAGTTCGTAACCGACCGGCTGGGCGCGCAGGGTACCGTGCTGGGCGGCGGGCGCTATGACGGGTTGATCGAGGCGCTGGGCGGGCCCGAGACACCGGCGGTCGGCTGGGCTGCCGGGATCGAGCGTCTGGCGATGCTGGTGGGCGAACGCGAAATAGATGTCACCGATGTGATCGTCGTGGTCGAAGACGATGCCGCGATGGGCGAAGGTGTTGCCGCCGTGTCGCGCCTCCGCCGCAGCGGAACCAGCGCCGAACTGTTCGCGAGCGGTTCCCCGCGCAAACGCTTCGACAAGGCGGTAAAACAAGGTGCGAAGGCGATCTATGCGCTCTCGATCCGCGACGGTCAGGTGGCCACCCGCATCAAGGCCGAGGATAACATGGCCGCCATGATCGAGACGGCACTGGCCGACTGATCCGTGCAGGTTTCCGCCACCAAGATTTCCGACGAACGCCTCGCCCAGATCGCGCAGCGCTTTTCCGAACTGGAAGCGCGGCTCGCATCGGGCACGCTGGAGGGCGATGCCTTCATCCAGGCCAGCCGCGACTATGCGGAACTGGAGCGTGTCGCGCGCGAAGCGGCAGACGTTGCCGCCATGCGCGCCGAACTGGCCGGCTTGCAGGAGATGCTGGCCGATCCCGAAATGAAGGCGATGGCCGCCGAAGACATCGCGCGGATCGAAGCCGACCTGCCCGATGCCGAACAGCGGCTCGCCATTGCGCTGCTTCCACGCGATTCCGCCGATGCGCGGCCCGCGATGCTGGAAATCCGCGCTGGGACCGGCGGGGACGAGGCCGCCCTGTTCGCCGCCGACCTGTTTCGCATGTACGAACGCTTTGCCGCCGAACAGGGCTGGAAGGTCGAGACGATCAGCGTCAACGCCAGCGACATCGGCGGTTTCAAGGAAGTGGTCGCCAACGTTTCCGGCACGGGCGTGTTCGCCAAGCTGAAGTTCGAAAGCGGCGTCCACCGCGTTCAGCGCGTACCGGTCACCGAATCGGGCGGCCGCATTCACACCAGCGCCGCCACCGTCGCCGTCCTGCCCGAACCGGACGAGGTCGACGTGCAGATCGCTGACAACGACCTGAAAATCGACATCTACCGCGCGTCAGGCGCGGGGGGGCAGCACGTCAATACAACCGACTCCGCCGTCCGCATCACCCACCTGCCCAGCGGCATC
The sequence above is a segment of the Croceicoccus naphthovorans genome. Coding sequences within it:
- a CDS encoding TldD/PmbA family protein gives rise to the protein MLNQAEALDRCNALVKHARSLGADAADAVFVGSQSENVNVRLGNLEAVDRSESEHFGLRVFIGQRSATIGSSAIDSASLDELASRACAMAAIAPEDSSAGLAPEDMLMRGELPDLDLVSDPTPTEMLRETALAIEDAARAVGGITNSEGAGAGTGRSTIALVTSHGFAGAYRQSQHSRSAAVVAGTGNKMERGSEWRVARHSRLLPDGAAVGRRAAERAVARLNPESMRSGPMPVVFDPLVGRSLIGHLIGAMAGPAIARGASFLQDHEGKPVFDTGITIIDEPLRPQGLASHPFDGEGLPTAPTTLIADGVLTGWLLDAASARKLGRRPTGHAVRSGGAAPSVSTSNVVLQAGAESVSDLIADIADGVYITDLIGQGVNGVTGDYSRGASGFRIVGGEIAGPVSGITIAGNLLQMFAHLRPANDLEMTHAVNVPTLRVDGMTVAGC
- a CDS encoding mechanosensitive ion channel family protein; translated protein: MLRLTRLPRILFPILFACLFPAGGAMAAVPLTTAPESTEPTEDPATGAAIETDRDAGADKRIANRIRAIFAAIEGLRTVEVDVREGVVSLSGSVASASAADQAETIASRVAGVVTVNNSIERDLDVGSNLAPTVNTITGEATRLWRSLPLLAVALAIAAVAIILARLLAGASGLWQRLTPNPFIAELVASALRFIGVLLGLYLMLKILGATALLGALLGIGGVIGIAIGFAVRDTIDNYISSVMLSLRQPFRANDHIVIEGNEGRVIRLTSRATVLMTLDGNHLRIPNATVFKSVILNYTRNPQRRFAFELGVDADDDPVEGMAVGLAAMAALDFVLNDPEPAARIEQVGDSNIVLQFLGWIDQSETDFYKARSLAIQAAKTALEAKGFALPEPIYRLRIDPRSAPMPTALPASTPPAAALQRPKASDPATPDTRPERHIADLVDQERRQSGERDLLDSNRPIE
- the hisS gene encoding histidine--tRNA ligase yields the protein MNNAKARAMTGQRIETPQAIRGTQDIFGPDAEAFAHVVETFERVRRLYRFRRVEMPVFEKTSVFSRSLGETTDVVSKEMYSFEDRGGESLTLRPEFTAGLARAYLTDGWKQYAPLKIATHGPLFRYERPQKGRYRQFHQIDAEVIGAAEPQADVELLVMADQLLHELGIAEGVTLQMNTLGDGDSREAWRAALVEYFRDHASSLSEDSQDRLERNPLRILDSKDPRDRPFVADGPKIDDYLSGEAQDFFGAVTGGLDAAGVAWTRMDSLVRGLDYYRHTAFEFVTDRLGAQGTVLGGGRYDGLIEALGGPETPAVGWAAGIERLAMLVGEREIDVTDVIVVVEDDAAMGEGVAAVSRLRRSGTSAELFASGSPRKRFDKAVKQGAKAIYALSIRDGQVATRIKAEDNMAAMIETALAD
- the lptB gene encoding LPS export ABC transporter ATP-binding protein, which produces MSAVAKGGVPGPVLARYRQHAGASVIDIETTIDPAVDPAETASPPIPQGGLEVVSIAKSYDKRAILTDISLSVAKGEVLGLLGPNGAGKTTCFYSIMGLVKPDSGRILMDGTDVTKLPMYRRAILGLGYLPQETSIFRGMTVEQNINCVLELVEPDAEVRERELNRLLDEFGLTRLRESPAMALSGGERRRCEIARALAASPSIMLLDEPFAGIDPLSIGDIRDLVIDLKNRGIGVLITDHNVRETLDIVDRACIIYGGQVLFAGSPADLVANEDVRRLYLGEGFTL
- the ppa gene encoding inorganic diphosphatase, whose amino-acid sequence is MRIDLIPTGDNPPESLNVIIEVPVGGEPVKYEFDKASGALFVDRILHTPMRYPANYGFVPHTLSPDGDPLDALVVARSPFVPGSVVRARPIAVLNLEDEHGGDEKLVCVPVDSTFPYYTNVSEKHHLPEIVMQQIEHFFTHYKDLETEKWVRIGNWGGAEEAKQIVLEAIERAKNDKAA